A part of Synechococcus sp. KORDI-49 genomic DNA contains:
- the psbX gene encoding photosystem II reaction center X protein: MTPSLSNFLSSLIWGGVIVVVPATIALILISQTDRLDRKL; encoded by the coding sequence ATGACTCCCTCCCTCTCCAACTTCCTGAGCAGCCTCATCTGGGGAGGTGTGATCGTCGTGGTACCCGCCACGATCGCGCTGATCCTGATCAGCCAGACCGACCGGCTTGACCGCAAGCTCTGA
- a CDS encoding chlorophyll a/b-binding protein, translating into MTSPSETTTPSTSATTSDVPAFGWSGYAERVNGRFAMVGFAAILLIEALSGDTFLHWAGLLP; encoded by the coding sequence ATGACCTCCCCCAGCGAGACCACCACCCCGTCTACATCGGCGACGACCTCCGATGTGCCGGCTTTCGGCTGGAGCGGTTATGCCGAGCGGGTGAACGGTCGCTTTGCGATGGTGGGGTTCGCCGCGATCCTGCTGATCGAAGCCCTCAGCGGTGACACCTTTCTGCACTGGGCCGGTCTGCTGCCCTGA
- the smc gene encoding chromosome segregation protein SMC: MVHINQVGLTQFKSFGGAMTIPLEQGFTVVTGPNGSGKSNILDGVLFCLGLATSRGMRADRLPDLVNSGVLKAGKSAETTVSVRFDLSDWSPDAAEEGLEPPEEGPWIRPDQTEWTVTRKLRVMPGGSYSSSYSADGVACNLQQLQTQLRRLRIDPEGSNVVMQGDVTRIVSMSNRDRRGLIDELAGVALFDTRIEQTRRKLDDVQERQDRCRIIEQELLASRQRLEKDCAKARQYQELRERLHLGRRQEMVLAFEAARQALGDLGSRQQAIEAQEQRDATAIAGARETLGKATGELQSLQEQVKALGEDQLLAVQAELLGLETRGRELDRQATQHQEEGQRLQGVRHDLANRRQQMLQQQRELEQDPGTQALEQAETTCRSAEAAVEMSRRRLSDVAGRSGAWLEQQKQRTERRQQLQSSLTPLLQEQQQLQERLRQDAERLEELGGEQQQDGADEQAVQERLSQLDSEWQTVLQGISSGKQALQQAADSLAVQQRTRTRLEQEQTRLEREIARVDSRRDALQESRGTGALRLLLEAGLDGIHGPVAQLGEVEERHRLALEVAAGARLGQVVVEDDRIAARAIELLKSRRAGRLTFLPLNKIRAPGGVGGAAFARGARPGAGDAGAGLIGRAVELVRFEPVYDQVFAYVFGDTLVFSDLGSARQQLGRSRAVTLEGELLEKSGAMTGGSLSQRSGGLSFGRSSDQDEAEPLRRRLLELGESLVVCRREEAKLSQAVEQQRPALRDLEQRQAALVAERNAARRNHGPLLERSRQRQERLSRLQQDRGVQQERLELIAQQLTPLSSELAQLDAAERSSDGHDDASAWKQLQQDLESADARLEAARSERDALLNARRERQLALERLGDQQQTLSNEETRLQEAVQALAGAHGAWRQQQQDLQQLREKLTQQQQELQESFGAQRRARDAAEAEVARQRQALQQAEWNLERLREERDGLIEEQRSGAIRLQEMEQALPDPRPEISEALRLAGLEALQADLQAIQARMEALEPVNMLALEELEALEQRLTELNDRLEVLNNEREELLLRIETVATLRQDAFMEAFTAVDGHFREIFASLSDGDGHLQLENQEDPLEGGLTLVAHPKGKAVRRLAAMSGGEKSLTALSFLFALQRFRPSPFYALDEVDSFLDGVNVERLAALIARQAEDAQFMVVSHRRPMIAASERTIGVTQARGAHTQVVGLPDAA; this comes from the coding sequence TTGGTTCATATCAATCAGGTCGGGCTGACACAGTTCAAATCCTTCGGCGGGGCGATGACGATCCCGCTGGAGCAGGGATTCACCGTGGTCACCGGGCCGAACGGATCCGGCAAGAGCAACATCCTTGACGGCGTTCTGTTCTGCCTCGGCCTGGCGACGAGCCGCGGCATGCGCGCCGACCGTCTGCCGGATCTGGTCAACAGCGGCGTGCTCAAGGCCGGCAAGTCGGCCGAGACCACCGTGAGCGTGCGCTTCGATCTCAGCGACTGGAGCCCCGACGCTGCCGAAGAGGGTCTGGAGCCGCCGGAGGAGGGGCCCTGGATCCGCCCGGATCAGACCGAATGGACCGTCACCCGAAAACTGCGGGTGATGCCGGGGGGCTCCTACAGCTCCAGCTACAGCGCTGATGGGGTGGCCTGCAACCTGCAGCAGCTGCAGACCCAGCTGCGCCGGCTGCGCATCGATCCGGAAGGCAGCAACGTGGTGATGCAGGGGGACGTGACCCGCATCGTGTCGATGAGCAACCGCGACCGGCGCGGACTGATCGATGAACTCGCCGGTGTCGCCCTGTTCGACACCCGCATCGAGCAGACCCGCCGCAAGCTCGATGACGTGCAGGAACGGCAGGACCGCTGCCGGATCATCGAGCAGGAACTGCTGGCCAGCCGTCAGCGGCTGGAGAAGGACTGCGCCAAGGCCCGCCAGTACCAGGAGCTGCGGGAACGCCTGCATCTCGGCCGTCGGCAGGAGATGGTGCTCGCCTTCGAGGCAGCCCGGCAGGCACTGGGGGATCTCGGCAGCCGCCAACAGGCGATCGAGGCACAGGAGCAGCGCGACGCCACCGCCATCGCCGGCGCGCGCGAGACCCTGGGGAAGGCCACCGGCGAGCTGCAATCCCTGCAGGAGCAGGTCAAGGCCCTCGGAGAGGACCAGCTGCTGGCGGTGCAGGCGGAATTGCTCGGACTGGAGACCCGCGGCCGCGAACTGGATCGCCAGGCCACACAGCACCAGGAGGAGGGACAGCGGCTGCAGGGTGTGCGCCATGACCTGGCCAATCGCCGCCAGCAGATGCTTCAGCAACAGCGGGAGCTGGAGCAGGACCCCGGCACGCAGGCCCTGGAGCAAGCGGAGACCACCTGCCGCAGCGCTGAAGCCGCTGTGGAGATGTCCCGCCGCCGCCTCTCCGATGTGGCCGGCCGCTCCGGAGCCTGGCTGGAGCAGCAGAAACAGCGCACCGAGCGCCGCCAGCAGCTGCAGAGCAGCCTCACACCTCTGCTGCAGGAGCAGCAGCAGCTGCAGGAACGGCTGCGGCAGGACGCGGAACGGCTGGAGGAACTCGGCGGGGAACAACAGCAGGACGGCGCCGATGAACAGGCGGTGCAGGAACGGCTCAGCCAGCTGGACAGCGAATGGCAGACCGTGCTGCAGGGCATCAGCAGCGGCAAGCAGGCGCTGCAGCAGGCCGCTGACTCCCTTGCTGTGCAGCAGCGCACCCGCACTCGGCTGGAGCAGGAGCAGACCCGGCTGGAACGGGAGATCGCACGGGTGGACAGCCGCCGCGATGCTCTGCAGGAGAGCCGGGGCACCGGCGCCCTGCGGCTGCTGCTGGAGGCGGGACTCGACGGCATCCACGGCCCGGTGGCCCAGCTCGGCGAGGTGGAGGAGCGGCACCGCTTGGCGCTGGAGGTGGCCGCCGGGGCCCGCCTCGGCCAGGTGGTGGTGGAGGACGACCGCATCGCAGCCCGCGCCATCGAGCTGCTCAAGAGCCGTCGCGCCGGCCGGCTCACCTTCCTGCCGCTCAACAAGATCCGGGCCCCCGGTGGTGTTGGCGGGGCGGCATTCGCCCGCGGCGCCAGACCCGGTGCAGGGGACGCTGGAGCGGGCCTGATCGGTCGCGCCGTCGAGCTGGTGCGCTTCGAGCCGGTGTACGACCAGGTGTTTGCGTACGTCTTCGGGGACACGCTGGTGTTCAGCGATCTCGGCAGCGCCCGCCAGCAGCTCGGTCGCTCCCGGGCGGTGACGCTGGAGGGAGAACTGCTGGAAAAGAGCGGTGCCATGACCGGCGGCAGCCTCTCCCAGCGCAGCGGCGGACTCAGCTTCGGTCGCAGCAGCGATCAGGACGAAGCAGAACCGCTGCGGCGGCGGCTGCTGGAACTCGGGGAATCGCTGGTGGTCTGCCGGCGCGAGGAAGCCAAGCTCTCCCAGGCGGTGGAGCAGCAGCGGCCCGCGCTGCGGGATCTGGAACAGCGCCAGGCGGCCCTGGTGGCGGAACGCAATGCGGCCCGTCGCAACCATGGCCCCCTGCTGGAACGCAGCCGTCAGCGTCAGGAGCGGCTCAGCCGCCTGCAGCAGGACCGCGGGGTGCAGCAGGAACGGCTGGAGCTGATCGCCCAGCAGCTAACACCGCTCAGCAGCGAACTGGCTCAGCTGGACGCGGCGGAGCGCAGCAGCGACGGACACGACGACGCCTCCGCCTGGAAGCAGCTGCAGCAGGACCTGGAATCCGCCGATGCTCGGCTGGAAGCGGCCCGCAGCGAACGGGATGCCCTGCTCAACGCCCGGAGAGAACGGCAGCTGGCGCTGGAACGGCTCGGTGATCAGCAGCAGACCCTCAGCAACGAAGAGACCCGACTGCAGGAGGCGGTGCAGGCCCTGGCGGGCGCCCATGGAGCCTGGCGACAGCAGCAGCAGGACCTGCAGCAGCTGCGCGAGAAGCTGACTCAGCAGCAGCAGGAGCTGCAGGAGAGCTTTGGAGCCCAGCGCCGGGCCCGCGATGCGGCGGAAGCCGAGGTGGCCCGCCAGCGCCAGGCCCTGCAACAGGCCGAGTGGAACCTCGAGCGCCTGCGGGAGGAGCGCGACGGGCTGATCGAGGAGCAGCGCAGCGGCGCCATCCGGCTGCAGGAGATGGAACAGGCCCTGCCCGATCCCCGCCCCGAGATCTCTGAAGCGCTGCGTCTGGCCGGCCTGGAAGCGCTGCAGGCGGATCTTCAGGCGATCCAGGCCCGCATGGAGGCCCTGGAGCCGGTGAACATGCTGGCGCTGGAGGAACTGGAAGCCCTCGAACAGAGGCTGACGGAACTGAACGACCGCTTGGAGGTGCTCAACAACGAAAGGGAGGAACTGCTGCTGAGGATCGAAACGGTGGCCACCCTGCGTCAGGACGCCTTCATGGAAGCCTTCACCGCTGTGGATGGGCATTTCCGTGAGATCTTCGCCTCCCTCTCCGATGGCGATGGCCATCTGCAGCTTGAGAATCAGGAGGACCCCCTGGAGGGGGGCCTCACGCTGGTGGCCCATCCCAAGGGCAAGGCGGTGCGGCGTCTGGCAGCCATGTCCGGCGGAGAGAAGTCGCTCACCGCCCTCAGCTTCCTGTTTGCCCTGCAGCGGTTCCGGCCTTCCCCCTTCTATGCCCTCGATGAGGTGGACAGCTTTCTGGATGGCGTGAATGTGGAGCGGCTGGCTGCTCTGATCGCGCGACAGGCCGAGGACGCCCAGTTCATGGTGGTCAGCCACCGCCGGCCGATGATTGCCGCCTCCGAGCGCACGATCGGCGTCACCCAGGCCCGCGGCGCTCACACCCAGGTGGTCGGTCTTCCCGATGCCGCCTGA
- a CDS encoding PRC-barrel domain-containing protein, with amino-acid sequence MTPTPSSNDALATIPSDRLWLRSELMGTQVITRDTGRRLGVVGEVIVDIDRREVVAVGLRDNPLTRFLPGLPRWMPLDRIRQVGDVILVDSADSLSEGFNPERYSRVINCQVITESGRQLGRVLGFAFDIETGELTTLVMGALGVPLLGEGVLSTWEMPVEEIVSSGPDRIIVYEGAEDKLKQLNSGVLEKLGVGGPSWEEQERERYRVNLVPVENQLSSGQPVEQEQRRLQPSESQRLEVDEELEYVELEERRQEAQPQRLYMDETDEGNYPEPYTEEWTPRRPVPASRRPVQQPGEPLDVEPLEDPVRPPAESDLDDPW; translated from the coding sequence ATGACTCCGACCCCTTCCTCGAACGACGCCCTCGCCACCATTCCGAGCGATCGCCTCTGGCTTCGCTCCGAACTGATGGGTACCCAGGTGATCACCCGTGACACGGGTCGTCGCCTCGGTGTGGTGGGAGAGGTGATCGTCGACATCGATCGCCGCGAGGTGGTGGCGGTGGGCCTGCGCGACAACCCGCTCACCCGATTCCTGCCCGGGCTGCCCCGCTGGATGCCCCTGGACCGGATCCGTCAGGTGGGGGACGTGATCCTGGTGGATTCCGCCGATTCCCTCAGCGAGGGCTTCAACCCCGAGCGCTACAGCCGGGTGATCAACTGCCAGGTGATCACCGAATCCGGCCGCCAGCTGGGGCGGGTGCTGGGCTTCGCGTTCGACATCGAGACCGGTGAGCTCACCACGCTGGTGATGGGGGCCCTCGGTGTTCCCCTGCTCGGAGAGGGTGTGCTGAGCACCTGGGAGATGCCGGTGGAGGAGATCGTCAGCAGCGGTCCCGATCGGATCATTGTTTACGAGGGAGCCGAAGACAAGCTCAAGCAGTTGAACAGCGGAGTGCTGGAGAAACTCGGGGTCGGTGGTCCGAGCTGGGAGGAGCAGGAGCGGGAGCGGTACCGGGTGAACCTGGTGCCGGTGGAGAACCAGCTGAGCTCCGGTCAGCCCGTGGAGCAGGAGCAGCGGCGTCTGCAACCCTCCGAGAGTCAGCGGCTCGAGGTGGACGAGGAACTGGAGTACGTGGAGCTGGAGGAGCGGCGGCAGGAGGCACAGCCGCAGCGCCTCTACATGGACGAGACCGATGAAGGGAACTACCCGGAGCCCTACACGGAGGAGTGGACGCCCCGCCGCCCCGTGCCTGCCTCCCGTCGGCCGGTGCAGCAGCCCGGCGAACCGCTGGATGTGGAGCCGCTGGAGGATCCGGTCAGACCGCCTGCCGAGAGCGACCTCGACGATCCCTGGTGA
- the accC gene encoding acetyl-CoA carboxylase biotin carboxylase subunit has protein sequence MPIGKVLIANRGEIALRILRSCRELGIATVAVYSTVDKDALHVQLADEAVCVGESLSSKSYLNVPNILAAATSRGVDAIHPGYGFLAENDKFAEICGDHGITFVGPSPHAIRSMGDKATAKATMQAVGVPTVPGSEGLLSSPEEAAELAAQMGYPVMIKATAGGGGRGMRLVPGPDQLDNLFKAAQGEADAAFGNPGLYMEKFINRPRHVEVQVLADRHGNVVHLGERDCSIQRRHQKLLEEAPSPALDPELRRRMGEAAVAAARSIQYEGAGTVEFLLDRSGGFYFMEMNTRIQVEHPVTEMVTGIDLIAEQLRIAGGEPISVRQEDVQLQGHAIECRINAEDASHNFRPAPGRITGWLPPGGPGVRVDSHVYTGYDIPPFYDSLIGKLIVWGRDRPMALTRMKRALNECAITGIPTTVDFHLQLLERPEFINGDVHTKFVEQEMLG, from the coding sequence ATGCCCATCGGCAAAGTGCTGATCGCCAACCGTGGCGAGATCGCGCTCCGGATCCTTCGCAGCTGCCGGGAGCTCGGGATCGCCACCGTCGCGGTTTACAGCACGGTCGACAAGGACGCACTGCACGTCCAGCTGGCGGATGAGGCGGTCTGCGTCGGCGAATCGCTGAGCAGCAAGAGCTACCTCAACGTTCCCAACATCCTGGCGGCCGCCACCTCCCGCGGGGTCGACGCCATCCACCCCGGCTACGGGTTCCTGGCCGAGAACGACAAGTTCGCCGAGATCTGCGGAGACCACGGCATCACCTTCGTCGGCCCCTCCCCCCATGCGATCCGGTCGATGGGGGACAAAGCCACCGCCAAGGCCACGATGCAGGCTGTCGGTGTGCCCACCGTGCCGGGCAGTGAAGGGCTGCTGTCCAGCCCTGAGGAGGCAGCGGAACTGGCGGCTCAGATGGGCTACCCGGTGATGATCAAGGCCACGGCCGGCGGCGGTGGACGCGGCATGCGGCTCGTGCCCGGCCCCGATCAGCTGGACAATCTGTTCAAGGCAGCCCAGGGAGAGGCCGATGCCGCCTTCGGCAACCCCGGGCTGTACATGGAGAAATTCATCAACCGCCCCCGCCACGTGGAAGTGCAGGTGCTGGCCGACCGCCACGGCAACGTGGTGCATCTCGGGGAGCGGGACTGCTCGATCCAGCGGCGTCACCAGAAGCTGCTGGAAGAGGCTCCCAGCCCAGCGCTGGATCCGGAACTGCGCCGCCGCATGGGAGAGGCCGCGGTCGCCGCGGCCCGCAGCATCCAGTACGAAGGAGCCGGAACGGTGGAGTTCCTGCTGGACCGGAGCGGCGGCTTCTACTTCATGGAGATGAACACCCGGATCCAGGTGGAGCATCCGGTGACGGAAATGGTCACCGGCATCGATCTGATCGCCGAGCAGCTGCGCATCGCCGGCGGGGAGCCGATCAGCGTGCGCCAGGAGGACGTGCAGCTGCAGGGGCATGCCATCGAATGCCGCATCAATGCCGAAGACGCCAGCCACAACTTCCGTCCCGCCCCCGGACGCATCACCGGCTGGCTTCCTCCAGGTGGACCCGGCGTGCGCGTCGACAGCCACGTGTACACGGGCTACGACATCCCGCCGTTCTACGACTCCCTGATCGGCAAGCTGATCGTCTGGGGGCGGGATCGCCCGATGGCACTGACCCGGATGAAGCGCGCCCTGAACGAATGCGCCATCACGGGGATTCCGACCACGGTCGACTTCCACCTGCAACTGCTGGAACGGCCGGAATTCATCAACGGCGACGTGCACACCAAGTTCGTCGAGCAGGAAATGCTCGGCTGA
- a CDS encoding YggT family protein, which translates to MSFVTPLLLQVLPTVHLLLGLLLAAWTLAFLLRIVLTWYPQVDLKQGAWPLIAWPTEPVLALTRRVVAPIGGVDVTPVIWVGLISLVRELLVGQQGLLSQILMRAQMTA; encoded by the coding sequence TTGAGCTTTGTGACGCCGCTGCTTCTGCAGGTTCTGCCGACGGTCCACCTGCTGCTGGGGTTGCTGCTGGCGGCATGGACCCTCGCCTTTCTGCTTCGGATCGTGCTCACCTGGTATCCCCAGGTGGATCTGAAGCAGGGGGCCTGGCCCCTGATCGCCTGGCCCACCGAGCCTGTGTTGGCCCTGACGCGACGGGTCGTGGCTCCGATCGGCGGCGTGGATGTGACCCCGGTGATCTGGGTCGGCCTGATCAGCCTGGTGCGGGAACTGCTGGTGGGGCAGCAGGGTCTGCTCTCCCAGATCCTGATGCGCGCTCAAATGACGGCCTGA
- the msrB gene encoding peptide-methionine (R)-S-oxide reductase MsrB — MTSSDRIERSSEDWKQTLTPEQFQVTRCGGTERAFTGAYWDNKATGMYHCVCCGAPLFSSQTKFESGTGWPSFWDGVTPEAITTKRDLTHGMVRVEINCARCDAHLGHVFPDGPAPTGQRYCVNSASLDFRAG, encoded by the coding sequence ATGACCAGCTCCGATCGCATCGAGCGCAGCAGTGAGGACTGGAAGCAGACGCTCACGCCCGAGCAGTTCCAGGTGACCCGCTGCGGGGGCACCGAGCGGGCCTTCACAGGTGCCTACTGGGACAACAAGGCCACGGGGATGTACCACTGCGTCTGTTGCGGGGCGCCTCTGTTCAGCTCGCAGACCAAATTCGAGTCCGGCACGGGCTGGCCCAGCTTCTGGGACGGTGTAACCCCCGAGGCGATCACCACCAAGCGTGATCTGACCCACGGCATGGTGCGGGTCGAGATCAACTGCGCCCGTTGCGACGCCCATCTCGGTCACGTGTTTCCCGATGGTCCGGCGCCCACGGGGCAGCGCTACTGCGTCAACAGCGCCTCGCTCGACTTCCGGGCGGGTTGA
- a CDS encoding Ycf66 family protein, protein MVNASLNWASIVGIVLAVGGAMLYFMRSFKPALARDYDVFFAAIGLLCGGILFFQGWRLDPILQFGQFLLAGTTVFFAYESVRLRGVATEQARRSAYFEDEPAPVRGGPASGGLRGGWDDDYERFDEPQPLRRRFGGREDEREERPEEDFYRPRRTSRAAIPEEAASRRPRGRDDDQDQSWGADDERSRRMARFRAGEERAERRSDFGERRNERQDQRRGSRPSGRPSSEQAQPPSAPRSTPAKSAAEDAAFTPSSRSSGRPAAAGSRSAPRSSRQGSGPVQNGSTGSTPPSSSSRQQTSRPRDNSSRFDD, encoded by the coding sequence TTGGTTAACGCCAGTCTGAATTGGGCCAGCATCGTCGGCATCGTGCTGGCCGTCGGCGGGGCGATGCTGTACTTCATGCGGTCGTTCAAGCCAGCGCTTGCCCGCGATTACGACGTGTTCTTCGCAGCCATCGGGCTGCTGTGCGGCGGCATTCTGTTTTTCCAGGGCTGGCGGCTGGATCCGATCCTCCAGTTCGGTCAGTTCCTACTGGCGGGCACCACGGTGTTCTTCGCCTACGAGAGCGTTCGTCTGCGCGGCGTCGCCACGGAGCAGGCGCGACGTTCCGCCTACTTCGAGGATGAGCCGGCCCCCGTCCGCGGCGGACCCGCCTCCGGCGGACTGCGTGGCGGCTGGGATGACGATTACGAGCGTTTCGACGAGCCCCAGCCCCTGCGCCGGCGCTTCGGCGGTCGCGAGGATGAGCGGGAGGAGCGCCCCGAAGAGGACTTCTACCGTCCGCGGCGCACCAGCCGTGCCGCCATCCCAGAAGAAGCCGCCAGTCGCCGCCCCCGGGGACGGGACGACGACCAGGATCAGAGCTGGGGCGCCGATGATGAACGCAGCCGTCGCATGGCCCGCTTCCGGGCCGGCGAGGAACGCGCAGAGCGTCGCAGTGATTTCGGCGAGCGTCGCAATGAACGCCAGGATCAGCGGCGTGGCAGCCGTCCCTCAGGCCGACCGTCCTCCGAACAGGCGCAGCCGCCGTCGGCTCCACGCAGCACCCCGGCGAAATCAGCCGCGGAGGATGCCGCCTTCACCCCGAGCAGCCGTTCCTCCGGCCGCCCGGCAGCTGCCGGGAGCCGCTCGGCACCGCGCAGCTCCCGGCAGGGCAGCGGCCCGGTTCAGAACGGCAGCACCGGGAGCACCCCTCCTTCAAGCAGCAGCCGACAGCAGACCAGCCGCCCACGGGACAACAGCTCCCGTTTCGACGACTGA
- a CDS encoding TolB family protein, whose protein sequence is MSRWLGWIAMAGVPLLLLGCRTPQPRPLLELNGLLRQSVNSRRAPDLGQRWLVSLGERGGRERVELIDLTRRRPVTLPGLNRADAQPISASVSADGERLAVVQQRDGRTELLLYRRSVAAVQRLPLDPPGVPRSVSLDGSGRRLAVQVSRDGRWQVDLIRLP, encoded by the coding sequence ATGAGCCGATGGCTGGGCTGGATCGCCATGGCAGGCGTGCCGCTGCTGTTGCTGGGCTGCCGGACGCCTCAGCCCAGACCGCTGCTGGAGCTCAACGGACTGTTGCGGCAATCGGTGAACAGCCGCCGGGCACCGGATCTGGGACAGCGCTGGCTGGTCAGCCTGGGCGAGCGAGGCGGCCGCGAACGGGTGGAACTGATTGACCTGACCCGCCGACGACCGGTGACACTTCCAGGTCTCAACCGAGCCGATGCCCAACCGATCAGCGCCAGCGTCAGCGCCGACGGCGAGCGGCTGGCCGTGGTACAGCAGCGGGACGGGCGCACCGAACTGCTGCTCTACCGCCGCAGCGTCGCGGCGGTGCAGCGGTTGCCTCTCGACCCCCCCGGCGTGCCCAGGTCCGTCAGTCTCGATGGCTCCGGCCGCCGGCTGGCGGTGCAGGTGAGCCGCGACGGACGCTGGCAGGTGGACCTGATCCGTCTGCCCTGA
- a CDS encoding ABC transporter ATP-binding protein/permease, translated as MTVTATAPRAGLRSQLNKLRNLAQPFFLPLDQATGWQFAGLLVALLFCVGGLVLVALTGLIELLQQLVPALTEKYFGGVAATISGIWRSWWGVGFSGLFLLGASAFLAMRQQLRGRRWLHWLMLGVIVLMLLTVNGINAGIGFIARDLTNALVAKQEEGFYRILIIYACCFVVALPIRVSQIFFTLKLGIIWRDWLSRSLIGEYMRNRAYYVLNPNDEQSTDVDNPDQRITDDTRSFTAQSLQFTLGVFDALLTFSLNILILWSISTTLTLSLFGYASFATAVLVISGRRLVRINFDQLRYEADFRYGLVHIRNNAESIAFYAGEEPETSETRRRLSSVVRNFNLLIIWRVIIDVMRRSIGYAGNFFPYLVMAVPYFAGEIDYGGFIQANFAFGMVEGSLFYVVNQIEELAQFTAGISRLEGFQSKVEQVSQQAPQQETLHAGTNAIVVRHADLTPPGSSTPILRDLSLSVSEADRLLVVGPSGCGKTSLLRMISGLWAPSRGAVERPATGELLFIPQKPYMLLGSLREQLCYPTDESRFSDDQLRHVLEEVNLATLSARYPDFDVKQDWPRILSLGEQQRLAFGRLLLNAPRFAVLDEATSALDVATEDHLYALLRQRELAVISIGHRPTLKDYHDTVLELSGDGGWRLLPATSYDFGRP; from the coding sequence ATGACAGTCACCGCCACGGCACCGCGCGCCGGTCTCCGCAGTCAGCTCAACAAGCTGAGGAATCTGGCCCAGCCTTTCTTCCTGCCCCTCGATCAGGCCACGGGCTGGCAGTTCGCCGGTCTGCTGGTCGCCCTGCTGTTCTGTGTCGGGGGTCTGGTTCTGGTGGCCCTCACGGGCCTGATCGAGCTGCTTCAGCAGCTGGTGCCGGCCCTGACCGAGAAGTACTTCGGCGGTGTGGCCGCCACCATCAGCGGCATCTGGAGAAGCTGGTGGGGGGTTGGCTTCAGCGGGCTGTTTCTGCTGGGGGCGTCCGCCTTCCTCGCGATGCGCCAGCAGCTGCGCGGCCGCCGCTGGCTGCACTGGCTGATGCTCGGCGTGATCGTGCTGATGCTGCTCACCGTGAACGGCATCAATGCCGGGATCGGTTTCATTGCCCGCGATCTCACCAACGCTCTGGTGGCGAAGCAGGAGGAGGGTTTCTACCGGATCCTGATCATCTACGCCTGCTGCTTTGTGGTGGCGCTGCCGATCCGGGTCTCCCAGATCTTCTTCACCCTCAAGCTCGGCATCATCTGGCGCGACTGGCTGTCTCGCAGCCTGATCGGGGAGTACATGCGCAATCGCGCTTACTACGTTCTCAACCCCAACGATGAACAGTCCACGGATGTTGATAACCCCGACCAGCGCATCACCGACGACACCCGGTCGTTCACGGCGCAGAGCCTGCAGTTCACCCTCGGGGTGTTCGATGCCCTGCTCACCTTCTCGCTCAACATCCTGATTCTCTGGAGCATCAGCACCACGCTGACGCTTTCCCTGTTCGGCTATGCCTCCTTCGCCACGGCGGTGCTGGTGATCTCCGGCCGCCGGCTGGTGCGGATCAACTTCGATCAGCTGCGATACGAGGCCGACTTCCGCTACGGCCTTGTGCACATCCGCAACAACGCCGAGTCGATCGCCTTCTACGCGGGGGAGGAGCCGGAAACCAGCGAAACCCGCCGCCGCCTCAGCTCGGTGGTGCGCAACTTCAATCTGCTGATCATCTGGCGGGTGATCATCGATGTGATGCGGCGCTCCATCGGCTACGCCGGCAACTTCTTCCCGTACCTGGTGATGGCGGTCCCCTATTTCGCGGGGGAGATCGACTACGGCGGCTTCATCCAGGCCAATTTCGCCTTCGGGATGGTGGAGGGATCTCTCTTCTATGTCGTCAATCAGATCGAGGAACTGGCCCAGTTCACCGCTGGCATCAGCCGTCTCGAGGGCTTCCAGAGCAAGGTGGAGCAGGTCAGTCAACAGGCTCCGCAGCAGGAAACCCTCCACGCTGGAACCAACGCGATTGTGGTGCGTCATGCCGATCTGACGCCCCCCGGCAGCAGCACGCCGATCCTCAGGGATCTGAGCCTCAGCGTCAGTGAGGCCGACCGACTGCTGGTGGTGGGACCCTCCGGCTGCGGCAAGACGTCACTGCTGCGGATGATCAGCGGGCTCTGGGCCCCGAGCCGGGGAGCGGTGGAACGACCCGCAACCGGTGAACTGCTGTTCATCCCTCAGAAGCCCTACATGCTGCTGGGATCGCTGCGCGAACAGCTCTGCTACCCCACCGATGAGAGCCGCTTCAGTGACGATCAGCTGCGGCACGTGCTGGAGGAGGTCAATCTGGCCACCCTCTCCGCCCGCTACCCCGACTTCGATGTGAAACAGGACTGGCCGCGGATCCTGTCCCTCGGAGAGCAGCAGCGGCTGGCTTTCGGACGGCTGCTGCTCAACGCTCCCCGTTTCGCGGTGCTGGATGAAGCCACCAGTGCTCTCGATGTGGCCACGGAGGATCACCTCTATGCGCTGCTGCGTCAGCGGGAGCTGGCGGTGATCAGCATCGGCCACCGCCCCACCTTGAAGGACTATCACGACACCGTGCTGGAGCTGAGCGGTGATGGGGGATGGCGACTGCTCCCGGCGACCAGCTATGACTTCGGGCGTCCCTGA